A DNA window from Sphingomonas profundi contains the following coding sequences:
- a CDS encoding TPM domain-containing protein: MPRVIARALALLALLLAAPAWAQTFPAFTGFVVDAANVLPPADEAALTAKLNALQNRTGRQLVVATVPSLQDYPIEDYGNRLIRSWGVGLKDVNNGAILIVAPNERKVRVEVGYGLTPVLTDVFSGIIIRQRILPAFKAGDLPGGIMAGTDALIEQLSLPDTEAKARLDAAVAQFDREKQGGGGFPLGLAFWGIVAAFVILAMLRRGGGGGDGGGGQRFRGGRGLGGAPIILWGPGFGGGGGGGWGGSSGGGGGGGWMGGGFDGGGGSGGGGGASGSW, encoded by the coding sequence ATGCCGCGCGTCATCGCGCGTGCGCTGGCGCTGCTCGCGCTGCTGCTCGCGGCGCCGGCGTGGGCGCAGACCTTCCCGGCGTTCACCGGCTTCGTCGTGGATGCGGCCAACGTGCTGCCGCCGGCGGACGAGGCGGCGCTGACCGCGAAGCTGAACGCCTTGCAGAACCGCACCGGGCGGCAGCTGGTCGTCGCGACCGTTCCCAGCCTGCAGGATTATCCGATCGAGGATTATGGCAACCGCCTGATCCGCAGCTGGGGCGTCGGCCTGAAGGACGTCAACAACGGCGCGATCCTGATCGTCGCCCCCAATGAGCGCAAGGTGCGGGTGGAGGTGGGCTACGGCCTCACGCCGGTGCTCACCGACGTCTTCTCCGGCATCATCATCCGCCAGCGCATTTTGCCCGCCTTCAAGGCCGGCGACCTGCCCGGCGGCATCATGGCCGGCACCGACGCGCTGATCGAGCAGCTGAGCCTGCCGGACACGGAGGCCAAGGCGCGGCTGGACGCGGCCGTGGCGCAGTTCGATCGCGAGAAGCAGGGTGGCGGCGGCTTCCCGCTCGGCCTGGCTTTCTGGGGCATCGTCGCGGCCTTCGTGATCCTCGCCATGCTTCGCCGGGGCGGCGGCGGCGGCGATGGCGGCGGGGGCCAGCGGTTTCGCGGGGGCCGTGGCCTGGGCGGCGCGCCGATCATCCTGTGGGGGCCCGGCTTCGGCGGCGGTGGCGGTGGCGGCTGGGGCGGATCCTCGGGCGGTGGCGGTGGCGGCGGCTGGATGGGCGGCGGCTTCGATGGCGGCGGCGGTTCCGGCGGCGGCGGCGGCGCTTCGGGGAGTTGGTGA
- a CDS encoding TPM domain-containing protein, translating to MRLTPADHAKVTAAVTAAELTTDGEIVTIVANRSDSYHDVALHWALLAMFLMLAVIATVPDFFLGLLDRADGWSHDYSKGALLGLLLMLLAAMFLLWRVVLSWTPLRMALTPRATKARRVRRRAIAFFAVGTERRTEERIGVLLYLSLAEHQAEIVADRAIHALVTPETWGEAMAALIEAVRDGRAGDGMAAAVERIGAVLAQHFPKTPTDRNELPDRLIEL from the coding sequence ATGCGGCTCACCCCTGCCGACCACGCGAAGGTGACGGCCGCCGTCACCGCCGCCGAGCTGACGACGGACGGCGAGATCGTGACGATCGTCGCCAACCGATCGGACAGCTATCACGACGTGGCGCTGCACTGGGCGCTGCTCGCGATGTTCCTGATGCTGGCGGTGATCGCCACCGTGCCCGATTTCTTCCTCGGCCTGCTCGATCGCGCTGATGGCTGGAGCCACGATTACAGCAAGGGCGCCCTGCTGGGCCTGCTGCTGATGCTGCTGGCGGCGATGTTCCTGCTGTGGCGCGTCGTGCTGAGCTGGACGCCGCTGCGCATGGCGCTGACGCCGCGTGCCACCAAGGCGCGGCGGGTGCGGCGCCGGGCGATCGCCTTCTTCGCCGTGGGCACGGAGCGGCGGACGGAGGAGCGCATCGGCGTGCTGCTCTATTTGTCGCTGGCCGAGCACCAGGCGGAGATCGTCGCCGATCGCGCGATCCACGCGCTCGTCACGCCGGAAACATGGGGCGAGGCGATGGCCGCGCTGATCGAGGCGGTGCGCGATGGCCGCGCGGGCGACGGCATGGCGGCGGCGGTGGAGCGGATCGGCGCGGTGCTGGCGCAGCATTTCCCCAAGACCCCCACGGATCGCAACGAGCTACCGGACAGGCTGATCGAACTATGA
- a CDS encoding NUDIX hydrolase: MSDHDHDAPEETMWQGRFIAARRKGRWEYVGRTRGIEAAVIVAVDNDHILLVEQYRVPLGRRCLELPAGLVGDEDAGEALESAAARELEEETGYRPAAVRAAGKFASSPGMVSESFTLVVASGLTKVGDGGGVAGEDILVHRVPLAEIAGFIEAKRAEGLAMDVKLLLLLGSSLLG, translated from the coding sequence ATGAGCGACCACGATCACGACGCACCTGAGGAGACGATGTGGCAGGGCCGCTTCATCGCCGCCCGCCGCAAGGGCAGATGGGAATATGTCGGCCGCACGCGCGGGATAGAGGCGGCGGTGATCGTGGCGGTGGACAATGACCACATCCTGCTGGTGGAGCAGTATCGCGTGCCGCTCGGCCGCCGCTGCTTGGAACTGCCGGCCGGGCTGGTGGGCGACGAGGATGCCGGCGAGGCGCTGGAGAGCGCGGCCGCGCGCGAGCTTGAGGAGGAGACCGGCTACCGCCCGGCCGCGGTACGCGCCGCCGGCAAGTTCGCCTCGTCCCCCGGCATGGTCTCGGAGAGCTTCACCCTAGTCGTCGCTTCCGGGCTGACGAAGGTGGGGGATGGCGGCGGCGTAGCCGGCGAGGACATTCTCGTCCACCGCGTGCCGCTGGCGGAGATCGCCGGGTTCATCGAGGCGAAGCGCGCCGAAGGGCTGGCGATGGACGTTAAGCTGCTGCTGCTGCTGGGATCGTCGCTGCTGGGCTGA
- a CDS encoding ETC complex I subunit codes for MPAARLYQVAKNSMQSGRARAGQWELEFEPAEAKRADPLTGWAGSGDTRGQVRLRFPSLEAGQAYAAQQGLDVRVVPAAAKAFRVRTYAENFR; via the coding sequence ATGCCGGCGGCCCGCCTCTACCAGGTTGCCAAGAACAGCATGCAGTCCGGCCGCGCCCGCGCCGGCCAGTGGGAGTTGGAGTTCGAGCCGGCCGAGGCCAAGCGCGCCGATCCGCTGACCGGCTGGGCTGGCTCCGGCGACACGCGCGGGCAGGTGCGCCTGCGCTTCCCCAGCCTGGAGGCGGGGCAGGCCTATGCGGCGCAGCAGGGGCTGGACGTGCGGGTGGTGCCGGCGGCGGCCAAGGCGTTCCGCGTGCGCACCTATGCGGAGAATTTCAGATAA
- a CDS encoding 2Fe-2S iron-sulfur cluster-binding protein, with product MPKLIVVTREGEESTIEGETGLSVMEVIRDAGIDELLALCGGCCSCATCHVHVDQAWADKLPAMSEDENDLLDSSDHRTEESRLSCQLPFGDALDGLRVTIAPED from the coding sequence ATGCCCAAGCTGATCGTCGTCACGCGCGAGGGCGAGGAATCGACCATCGAGGGCGAGACCGGCCTGTCGGTGATGGAGGTGATCCGCGACGCGGGCATCGACGAACTGCTGGCGCTGTGCGGCGGCTGCTGCTCGTGCGCCACCTGCCACGTGCATGTCGACCAGGCGTGGGCCGACAAGCTGCCGGCGATGAGCGAGGACGAGAACGACCTGCTCGACAGTTCCGATCATCGCACCGAGGAGTCGCGCCTCTCCTGCCAGCTGCCGTTCGGCGACGCGCTGGACGGCCTGCGCGTCACCATCGCGCCGGAAGATTGA
- a CDS encoding DNA-3-methyladenine glycosylase family protein, which yields MGLTSARLAESLAELARREPAFARGLARVGHPAPRIRPRGYATLLRTILGQQVSVASADAVWRRLEAAIGDAGDPAALAAVPDEVLRAAGFSRQKSGYARSLAEAVTGGTLRLEALPEDDAEAIAALVRIKGIGRWSAEIYLLFAEGRADIWPAGDLAVQIEVGRLLGLPDRPDEAATRRLAEAWRPHRGAAAIFAWHHYGAAPDRPAKALPL from the coding sequence ATGGGGCTGACGAGCGCGCGGCTGGCGGAGTCGCTGGCGGAACTGGCGCGGCGCGAGCCGGCGTTCGCGCGCGGGCTGGCGCGGGTGGGCCACCCCGCCCCGCGCATCCGCCCGCGCGGCTACGCCACCCTGCTGCGCACGATCCTGGGCCAGCAGGTGAGCGTCGCTTCCGCCGATGCGGTGTGGCGGCGGCTGGAGGCGGCGATCGGCGATGCCGGCGATCCGGCGGCGCTGGCCGCCGTGCCCGACGAGGTGCTGCGCGCCGCCGGCTTCTCGCGCCAGAAGAGCGGCTATGCCCGCAGCCTGGCCGAAGCGGTGACTGGCGGCACCCTGCGCCTGGAAGCGCTGCCGGAGGACGATGCGGAAGCGATCGCGGCGCTGGTGCGGATCAAGGGCATCGGCCGCTGGTCCGCCGAGATCTACCTGCTGTTCGCGGAAGGCAGGGCGGACATCTGGCCGGCCGGCGATCTCGCCGTGCAGATCGAGGTCGGCCGGCTGCTGGGCCTGCCCGATCGCCCCGACGAAGCGGCGACTCGCCGGCTGGCCGAGGCGTGGCGGCCGCACCGCGGCGCTGCCGCAATCTTCGCCTGGCATCATTATGGCGCCGCGCCGGACCGGCCCGCAAAGGCGCTGCCGCTGTGA
- a CDS encoding sensor domain-containing diguanylate cyclase, producing MNPERDKELIRPDRSASDRLVGLGGEFRSQQQEQAFRWDRLGETMVHGRWLLIASAVLNTLFFASDWRFYGMSQFWIAIPARTLVVAASLLCWLAVRRCRTPDAMNRVMAAWMVLTTVGVTALVSSHSELALFVVLLLPMIFYLGVPLPFRWTAAASACASAALMTGYEAPAGTHGAGLGLALALLTLNCCLALVLAQSNRFRRLEWHATRTARAIADELAVSRETMEKMFAAAPVPMVVTAREDGRILHANDACAIMFGIAPEMIGTHSFHEHYVDPGERERLIARLEKDGRVIDFEMQARCAAGVQRTVLVKAATIDLPAGRATIAGIIDISDRKAVELSLEWLASTDPLTKLPNRLSFFSTARAEMMRAIRLHRPLALLMIDLDHFKVINDTFGHHGGDMALKAFGALCLERLRGTDIIGRLGGEEFGILLPDTDVTEALAIAEKLCADLRALRLPTPNEALQLSASIGLTLVRRDDRDLDMALARADRALYAAKRAGRARVFCEPADIEAVPLRAAN from the coding sequence ATGAACCCGGAACGGGACAAGGAACTGATCCGGCCCGATCGGTCGGCCTCCGATCGCCTCGTCGGGCTCGGTGGCGAGTTCCGCTCGCAGCAGCAGGAGCAGGCCTTTCGCTGGGATCGACTCGGCGAGACGATGGTTCACGGCCGCTGGCTGCTGATCGCATCGGCCGTGCTCAACACCCTGTTCTTCGCCAGCGACTGGCGCTTCTACGGCATGAGCCAGTTCTGGATCGCCATACCCGCCCGCACGCTGGTGGTGGCGGCATCGCTGCTCTGCTGGCTCGCCGTGCGGCGTTGCCGCACGCCGGACGCGATGAACCGCGTCATGGCGGCGTGGATGGTCCTCACCACGGTGGGCGTCACCGCTCTGGTCAGCTCGCACAGCGAGCTCGCGCTGTTCGTGGTGCTGCTGCTGCCGATGATCTTCTACCTCGGCGTGCCGCTGCCGTTCCGCTGGACGGCGGCGGCCAGCGCCTGCGCCAGCGCGGCGCTGATGACCGGCTACGAGGCGCCGGCCGGCACCCACGGCGCCGGGCTCGGCCTGGCGCTCGCCCTGCTGACGCTGAACTGCTGCCTCGCGCTCGTCCTCGCCCAGTCGAACCGCTTTCGCCGGCTGGAATGGCACGCCACCCGCACCGCCCGCGCCATAGCGGACGAACTGGCCGTCAGCCGGGAGACGATGGAGAAGATGTTCGCCGCCGCGCCCGTGCCGATGGTGGTGACGGCGCGTGAGGATGGCCGCATCCTGCACGCCAACGATGCCTGCGCGATCATGTTCGGCATCGCGCCGGAGATGATCGGCACCCACTCGTTCCACGAACATTATGTCGATCCGGGCGAGCGCGAGCGGCTGATCGCGCGGCTGGAGAAGGACGGCCGCGTCATTGATTTCGAGATGCAGGCACGCTGCGCCGCGGGCGTGCAGCGGACGGTGCTGGTGAAGGCCGCGACGATCGATCTGCCGGCCGGGCGGGCGACGATCGCCGGCATCATCGACATATCGGACCGCAAGGCGGTGGAGCTGAGCCTGGAGTGGCTGGCCTCCACCGATCCGCTGACGAAACTGCCGAACCGGCTGAGCTTCTTCTCCACCGCGCGGGCGGAGATGATGCGGGCCATCCGCCTGCACCGGCCGCTGGCGCTGCTGATGATCGACCTCGATCACTTCAAGGTGATCAACGATACGTTCGGCCACCATGGCGGCGACATGGCGCTGAAGGCGTTCGGCGCGCTCTGCCTGGAGCGGCTGCGTGGTACCGACATCATCGGCCGTCTCGGCGGCGAGGAGTTCGGCATCCTGCTGCCGGATACGGACGTGACCGAGGCGCTGGCGATCGCGGAGAAGCTCTGCGCCGATCTGCGGGCGCTGCGCCTGCCGACGCCGAACGAGGCGCTGCAGCTTTCCGCCAGCATCGGCCTCACCCTCGTCCGGCGCGACGACAGGGATCTCGACATGGCGCTGGCCCGTGCCGATCGCGCGCTCTACGCCGCCAAGCGCGCCGGCCGCGCGCGGGTATTCTGCGAACCCGCCGACATCGAAGCCGTGCCATTGCGCGCGGCGAACTGA
- a CDS encoding tetratricopeptide repeat protein yields the protein MRFSPVAVALSLTLAIASSAGQGQRPDDQINPKSVALVQQADAARRAGNLVGANDLLETALAVDPRNRAAFIALAGVARQQELPGKAIRLYREALALEPNDTAALAGQGEAMVQKGAVERARANLARIKTLCKVDCAPATELSAAIVKGPPPAVVTAQATTVVPPKGKEATTTRP from the coding sequence ATGCGCTTTTCGCCGGTTGCCGTCGCGCTCTCGCTGACCCTCGCGATCGCGTCGAGCGCGGGGCAGGGGCAACGCCCGGACGACCAGATCAACCCCAAGTCCGTCGCGCTGGTGCAGCAGGCGGACGCGGCGCGCCGCGCGGGCAATCTGGTCGGCGCCAACGATCTGCTGGAAACGGCGCTCGCCGTCGATCCGCGCAACCGCGCCGCCTTCATCGCGCTGGCCGGCGTCGCCCGCCAGCAGGAGCTGCCGGGAAAGGCGATCCGCCTCTACCGCGAGGCGCTGGCGCTGGAGCCGAACGACACGGCCGCGCTGGCCGGGCAGGGTGAGGCGATGGTGCAGAAGGGCGCGGTGGAGCGCGCGCGTGCGAACCTGGCGCGCATCAAGACGCTCTGCAAGGTCGATTGTGCGCCGGCGACGGAGCTGTCCGCCGCGATCGTCAAGGGCCCGCCGCCCGCCGTGGTGACGGCGCAGGCCACGACGGTGGTGCCGCCGAAGGGCAAGGAAGCGACCACGACGCGGCCGTGA
- a CDS encoding RsmB/NOP family class I SAM-dependent RNA methyltransferase, whose amino-acid sequence MTPAARAQAAIELLDAIVAAAAGGGAAADTLIARFFKTRRYAGSKDRRAVRELVYAAIRRAGERPASGRAALLGLAADDTLVAAAFDGSPHGPAPIEADEVPASAGTAPAWLVEALGETLAADELPHLLARAPLDLRVNRLKTDRARVLAALPEAVAGAHAADAVRLPEGLAVEALPIWADGWIEIQDEGSQLIAEACRAAPGTTVIDLCAGAGGKTLALAAAMADRGRLIACDTDRARLSRLAPRAVRAGATIVGTRLLDPGREAAALDDLAGGAAVVLVDAPCSGTGTWRRNPEARWRLTPQRIARLVNTQARLMDVAAALVAPGGALVYAVCSLLAAEGQAQAEAFLARAPGWSAEDPFAAGRPHGPGRLLTPAHDRTDGFFVARFTRPC is encoded by the coding sequence GTGACGCCGGCCGCGCGCGCGCAGGCGGCGATCGAGCTGCTGGACGCCATCGTCGCGGCGGCCGCGGGCGGCGGGGCGGCGGCGGACACGCTGATCGCGCGCTTCTTCAAGACGCGCCGCTACGCCGGATCGAAGGACCGTCGCGCGGTGCGCGAGCTCGTCTACGCCGCCATTCGCCGCGCGGGCGAGCGGCCGGCGAGCGGTCGGGCGGCGCTGCTGGGGCTGGCCGCCGACGATACGCTGGTCGCCGCAGCGTTCGACGGATCGCCGCACGGCCCGGCGCCGATCGAGGCCGACGAGGTGCCGGCATCCGCGGGCACGGCGCCCGCGTGGCTCGTGGAGGCGCTCGGCGAGACGCTGGCGGCGGACGAGCTGCCCCACCTGCTGGCGCGCGCGCCGCTCGACCTTAGGGTCAACCGGCTGAAGACGGATCGCGCGCGGGTGCTGGCCGCGCTGCCGGAGGCGGTGGCCGGCGCCCACGCCGCCGATGCCGTGCGGTTGCCCGAGGGCTTGGCGGTGGAGGCGCTGCCGATCTGGGCGGACGGGTGGATCGAGATACAGGACGAGGGCAGCCAGCTGATCGCCGAGGCGTGCCGCGCCGCGCCGGGAACGACCGTGATCGATCTGTGCGCCGGCGCCGGCGGCAAGACCCTGGCCCTCGCCGCCGCCATGGCCGATCGCGGCCGGCTGATCGCCTGCGATACCGACCGCGCCCGCCTCTCGCGCCTGGCGCCGCGCGCCGTGCGTGCCGGCGCCACGATCGTCGGGACGCGGCTGCTCGATCCGGGGCGGGAGGCGGCGGCGCTCGACGATCTGGCCGGCGGCGCGGCGGTGGTGCTGGTCGACGCGCCCTGCTCCGGCACGGGCACCTGGCGGCGCAATCCCGAAGCGCGCTGGCGACTGACGCCGCAGCGGATCGCCCGCCTGGTCAATACGCAGGCGCGGCTGATGGACGTGGCCGCCGCCCTGGTGGCGCCGGGCGGCGCGCTGGTGTACGCCGTCTGCTCGCTGCTGGCGGCGGAAGGACAGGCGCAGGCCGAGGCCTTTCTCGCGAGGGCGCCGGGCTGGTCGGCGGAGGATCCGTTCGCCGCCGGCCGCCCGCACGGCCCCGGCCGGCTGCTCACCCCGGCGCACGACCGGACCGACGGCTTTTTCGTCGCGAGGTTCACGAGGCCGTGCTAG
- the guaB gene encoding IMP dehydrogenase codes for MDISLGLTFDDVLLRPAESDVLPSQADTRTRVTRAIALNIPILSSAMDTVTEADMAIVMAQMGGLGVLHRNLTVEEQADAVRAVKRFESGMVVNPITIGPRQTLADAQALMARHRISGIPVVEDDGRLVGILTNRDTRFAERAMQPVAELMTHQNLVTVRPGVTTEEARRLLHQRRIEKLLVVDDAYRCIGLITVKDIEKAVTYPDATKDASGRLRVAAATTVGDKGFERTEALVDAECDLIVIDTAHGHNRDVARAVERVKRLSNEVQVIAGNVATAEATRSLIDAGADGVKIGIGPGSICTTRVVAGVGVPQLTAIMDAAAEAAKSGVPVIADGGLRTSGDLAKALAAGASTVMVGSLLAGTAEAPGETFLYQGRTYKSYRGMGSVGAMARGSADRYFQQDIKDQMKLVPEGIEGQVPYKGAAKDVIHQLVGGVKAAMGYTGARTIAELQQRAQFVRITNAGLRESHVHDVSITREAPNYPTR; via the coding sequence ATGGATATCAGCCTCGGCCTCACCTTCGACGACGTTCTGCTGCGCCCGGCCGAATCGGATGTCCTGCCCAGCCAGGCCGACACGCGGACGCGGGTGACGCGGGCGATCGCGCTCAACATCCCGATCCTCTCCTCGGCGATGGATACCGTGACCGAGGCGGACATGGCGATCGTGATGGCGCAGATGGGCGGCCTGGGCGTGCTCCACCGCAACCTGACGGTGGAGGAGCAGGCGGACGCCGTGCGCGCGGTGAAGCGGTTCGAGAGCGGCATGGTGGTGAACCCGATCACCATCGGTCCTCGCCAGACGCTGGCCGACGCGCAGGCGCTGATGGCGCGGCACCGCATCTCCGGCATCCCCGTGGTGGAGGATGACGGCCGCCTCGTGGGCATCCTCACCAATCGCGACACCCGCTTCGCCGAACGGGCGATGCAGCCCGTGGCCGAGCTGATGACCCACCAGAACCTCGTCACCGTGCGCCCCGGCGTGACGACGGAGGAGGCGCGGCGGCTGCTGCACCAGCGCCGCATCGAGAAGCTGCTGGTGGTGGACGACGCCTATCGCTGCATCGGCCTGATCACGGTGAAGGACATCGAGAAGGCCGTCACCTACCCGGATGCGACCAAGGATGCGTCCGGCCGCCTCCGCGTCGCTGCCGCCACCACCGTGGGCGACAAGGGTTTCGAGCGGACCGAGGCGCTGGTCGACGCCGAGTGCGACCTCATCGTGATCGATACCGCCCACGGCCATAATCGCGACGTGGCGCGCGCGGTGGAGCGGGTGAAGCGCCTGTCCAACGAGGTGCAGGTGATCGCCGGCAACGTCGCCACCGCCGAGGCGACGCGATCGCTGATCGATGCGGGCGCGGACGGGGTGAAGATCGGCATCGGGCCGGGATCGATCTGCACCACGCGCGTGGTGGCGGGCGTCGGCGTGCCGCAGCTGACGGCGATCATGGATGCGGCGGCGGAGGCGGCGAAATCGGGCGTGCCGGTGATCGCGGACGGCGGCCTGCGCACCTCCGGCGATCTCGCCAAGGCGCTGGCGGCCGGCGCATCGACGGTGATGGTGGGATCGCTGCTGGCCGGCACGGCCGAGGCGCCGGGCGAGACCTTCCTCTACCAGGGCCGCACCTACAAGAGCTATCGCGGCATGGGCTCCGTCGGCGCGATGGCGCGCGGCTCGGCCGACCGCTACTTCCAGCAGGACATCAAGGACCAGATGAAGCTGGTGCCGGAAGGCATCGAGGGGCAGGTGCCGTACAAGGGCGCCGCCAAGGATGTCATCCACCAGCTCGTCGGCGGGGTGAAGGCGGCGATGGGCTATACCGGCGCGCGCACCATCGCGGAACTGCAGCAGCGCGCGCAGTTCGTGCGGATCACCAACGCCGGCCTGCGCGAGAGCCACGTGCACGACGTGTCGATCACGCGCGAGGCACCGAACTATCCGACACGCTGA